From Carassius auratus strain Wakin chromosome 22, ASM336829v1, whole genome shotgun sequence, a single genomic window includes:
- the LOC113040290 gene encoding uncharacterized protein LOC113040290, giving the protein MLKENTLVLFCLYFSHLVGVFADTDTVKSVSVKEGDSVTLQIHVTEIQTDDRIDWKFGTNNTVLARIRTKTSEIFNGTDGRFRDRLKLDQTGSLIIMNTRTTDSGLYEVRIRSSSRPEDTHRFSLTVYAATTPAPSSTPPSHPPSHPSSGPHSGSPPGRSSGSSDSPDRFLLVLISAVAGSLLLLAAVGIIWIYRKQRTTDQHAETREDEITYADTTFHKRNAQKSEDDVVYASVVHRR; this is encoded by the exons atgttaaaagaaaataCACTTGTTCTTTTCTGTCTGTACTTTTCTCATCTGGTTG GTGTGTTTGCTGATACAGAcacagtgaagtcagtgtcagtgaaggagggagattcagtAACTCTACAGATTCATGTCACTGAAATACAGACAGATGATAGGATCGACTGGAAATTCGGAACTAACAATACTGTTTTAGCTAGAATTAGGACAAAGACAAGTGAGATTTTTAATGGtactgatgggagattcagagacagactgaagctggatcagactggatctctgatcatcatgaacaccagaaccacagactctggactttatgaagtgAGGATCAGGAGCAGCAGTAGACCAGAGGATACACACAGATTCAgtcttactgtctatg CTGCTACAACACCAGCTCCTTCATCAACTCCTCCTTCACATCCTCCTTCACATCCTAGTTCAGGTCCTCATTCGGGTTCTCCTCCAGGTCGTTCTTCGGGTTCTTCAGATAGTCCAGACAGATTTCTGTTAGTGCTGATCTCTGCTGTTGCTGGATCTCTATTACTTCTTGCTGCTGTCGGGATCATCTGGATATACAGGAAACAAAGAACAACTGATCAACATG cTGAGACCCGTGAGGACGAGATCACTTATGCTGATACAACATTCCACAAAAGAAACGCACAGAAATCG GAGGATGATGTGGTGTACGCTAGCGTCGTCCACAGACGTTAA